The following proteins are encoded in a genomic region of Triticum dicoccoides isolate Atlit2015 ecotype Zavitan chromosome 1B, WEW_v2.0, whole genome shotgun sequence:
- the LOC119339908 gene encoding uncharacterized protein LOC119339908 isoform X2 — translation MDYDDTDFQSRNFQLAGEDNSKSPSSLRPFALPKLDTDDQLQGHLRFGNLTDSEGFFSVGGHDNSWIEVLSTGSSVVGFSSSAAEPCSISRSNYVWSEATSTECVEMLLKSVGENEMTGNMNDNVHQQLSGMDSQIGPSNMQPNPSDSPSDSIVVPTENDQSQGTHSRMPEDPLTSQPQFEDIAPFSMVEKAEHAVSSTLSGRKSNYMLDSVSEKCIVSEKLSSASQNTPEACPAVDNYFKVVHDGDSLDNLNIHSAGVDSDKLSNEAFSELARIQNIYSTGSYHFEQGNHMHSNKLEGGMHELQKLTESSDGLLEAITNPVKMLQMNDDTCKSASDSLQPSLSQVERGAEGHKISVDAHKKIVIEKFGVGEEPSSAKSCQNQSDLNNSNPHPITPLSTESSELIQSPDGKQPAHVTGAPEETESDGVEDTVDVSKHGVPEQHQESVDNLKNVVMDDTNINNDVDSKLGVLEQHQDSVDNLQSVVSEEQSGREEISAVSGDLECLVEAGHDGNDRGLTGTSKDEFESSGHVAPDNSSAGLFDENGPNVSSVNHEWPVKEDDTPVLEDEPGTNSGPQEKEIAPLNNLSSDIISTTVADTSNKSMDKLDCSGGVPSNGSPVGVLEGNDSTISSINHVDSVDRVANSSSEVVASVSESLVKKSAMSVNSDINSICSSGTDPVAKNPQCEGLPTSLGSLTTNQSQDKSGDHPDAHTENCQVDRPSLQSEDQEISHPQKCQIGGSSVQSGHQGNLATASSLDVSSGKGTQIIIETPLNANDDLNVHIKDNEGSYNDATCGSPTVISCTEPCLQEGGQEGIAVLHSNLTEQSDPTASAGASPSSEDCSARNIKHTLTSEEANTTGDDRSFSFEVGDPPKVSEKVHRPAWSPFPRSKAAISTEVNSEIPKPGTPGNVLKHTSEVSKKTSVLETGKEQQSGNKVVESVGVLSSSSHIGHSTETKSAPLEQPQQHPTPESSALAPQPFTDLQHVQLRAQIFVYGALIQGIPPAEAYMVSAFGEPGGGKPAWEAVWRVAVKIFQNQKSPVAGLETPTSSRIGSHVAEKASKGTAGKTSPASKKGGKTVLPAHTAVTLHSPTFSMSPLGSSTLNLQRGSHLDFSQAVSPVFTYNSQTRQPTSAVASWFPQSPGPRAAPWLAPPQNLIFDSSMQPTVPSSESAKGSSKTISISQAITPGLFLPSQSSTVASPLAVVQEEKQKTPASKRNRAGAASPKPRKRKKASASQEQQPDIASSQLKTDIASSQLRTDIASVIPASEQTPGFTLSTRSPSSVLGSRLVPNASLITSVPNYLGGKGAEQRIIFSEQISGAVDQSMDQAKGASMYSEEALRHSEGVWNHLSTNSRSKLPAEVEQKLTSAAAAASAAVSVAKAAAEAAKMASVAALQAKMMAEEALGSTKSANSLQRRDTGEVDVNNMASVSSLTPKSSWKIKDSTNAPGSTISVAREVARKRVEEASAAAKRAENLDAILKAAELAAEAVFKAGTIIGMGEPLPFTLSELLEAGPDGYWKSDRVKNTKAGNTSENAVTEELEIPTNKSGKKHDSKAKYDQAIQNLEPSSSVKNSQPDKTPSGNGIEDNPTAAPLNGNTNDTAPSIIWNGIGKGSLVEVFAAEGGSRAAWFSAKVLDINEDSACISYEAHGEGTGLSKEWVSLKQDGEKAPHIRLAHPATISNLKGTRKRRRDTAGNYSWAIGDHVDAWIKNSWREGIISQNGEFGDTKFVVQFSAGDSLVLDAWNLRPSLVWQDGKWTEWSRARERKDKSNKGDSPYEKRQRTAVSDPVPTAGEARPPSKDKKSTNTVVNDPVPTAGEARPPTKDKKSTNTVVSGPVPTAGEARPPTKDKKSTNTIVSDPVPTVGEARLPTKDKKSTNTVVKPDEPRSLALSDRDVLFNIGKGATEIKTTRRPGLQKEGTKVFGVPKPGKKKKFMDVSKHYVGDQADRISEGSASTRYAKHPVPQVPRPRESTLKLDQRAKRASDMRSRGLKSAKPQTTSTNSVPGEDPLSTPIPSSSALESTFAFVASTTSSSNPVNPTVEQNNLAHATDLRTEDASIPESRLQATPTIPAIKKNSTAANRAKRKFVPSADSNVNRRVLKTPEVSAKTSSDSAEPRRSNRRIQPTSRLLEGLQSSLIASKITGEKVPRTNFRSATSASRGKAHG, via the exons ATGGATTATGATGATACTGATTTCCAGAGCCGAAATTTTCAACTAGCTGGTGAAGACAACAGTAAATCCCCATCAAGTTTGCGGCCATTTGCACTGCCGAAACTTGATACTGACGACCAACTACAGGGCCATCTCAGATTTGGCAATTTAACAGACTCTGAAGGATTTTTCAGTGTAGGAGGGCACGATAATAGTTGGATTGAGGTGCTGTCCACTGGAAGTAGTGTTGTTGGTTTTAGTTCTAGCGCAGCTGAACCTTGCTCCATATCTAGGAGTAACTATGTCTGGTCAGAAGCAACATCCACTGAGTGTGTGGAAATGTTGTTGAAGTCAGTGGGAGAAAATGAGATGACTGGTAACATGAATGATAATGTGCATCAGCAGTTAAGTGGCATGGACAGTCAAATTGGTCCATCCAACATGCAACCTAACCCTAGTGACTCTCCGTCAGACAGCATTGTGGTGCCGACTGAGAATGACCAGTCCCAGGGCACTCATTCTAGAATGCCAGAAGATCCTTTGACAAGTCAACCTCAATTTGAAGATATTGCACCTTTCTCAATGGTTGAGAAAGCTGAACATGCCGTGTCTTCAACTTTGTCAGGCAGGAAGTCAAACTATATGTTGGATTCTGTTTCTGAGAAGTGCATTGTGAGTGAGAAGCTGTCTTCCGCTTCTCAAAACACACCAGAAGCCTGTCCAGCTGTTGACAACTATTTTAAGGTGGTTCATGATGGTGATTCTTTGGACAATCTCAACATACACTCAGCTGGAGTTGATTCCGATAAGTTGAGCAACGAAGCCTTCTCGGAGTTAGCTCGAATTCAGAACATATACTCCACTGGCTCATATCACTTTGAGCAAGGCAATCATATGCATTCAAATAAACTTGAAGGAGGAATGCATGAATTGCAGAAATTGACAGAAAGCTCTGATGGATTATTGGAGGCCATCACAAATCCGGTTAAGATGCTGCAAATGAATGATGACACTTGCAAGAGTGCCAGTGATTCACTTCAGCCATCCCTTTCGCAAGTAGAGCGTGGGGCAGAAGGCCATAAAATTTCAGTGGACGCGCACAAAAAAATTGTCATTGAGAAGTTTGGCGTTGGCGAAGAACCCAGTTCTGCTAAATCTTGTCAAAACCAGTCAGATCTGAATAATTCTAATCCTCATCCGATCACTCCCTTGTCAACCGAAAGTAGTGAGTTGATTCAGTCTCCAGATGGAAAGCAGCCTGCCCATGTCACTGGAGCTCCAGAAGAAACGGAAAGTGATGGAGTGGAAGATACAGTTGATGTCTCAAAACATGGAGTGCCGGAGCAGCATCAAGAATCTGTTGATAATCTAAAAAATGTTGTTATGGATGATACAAACATCAACAATGACGTCGACTCAAAGCTTGGAGTGCTAGAGCAGCATCAAGATTCTGTTGATAATCTACAAAGTGTTGTTTCAGAAGAACAATCAGGTAGGGAGGAAATCTCAGCGGTTTCAGGGGACCTTGAATGCTTGGTAGAAGCTGGTCATGATGGAAACGATAGAGGTCTTACTGGTACATCAAAAGATGAGTTTGAATCATCAGGGCATGTTGCACCTGACAATTCTTCAGCTGGTTTATTTGATGAAAATGGTCCAAACGTTTCCTCAGTAAATCACGAGTGGCCAGTCAAGGAAGATGATACGCCTGTTTTAGAAGACGAGCCTGGAACTAATTCTGGGCCTCAAGAAAAAGAGATAGCACCTCTAAACAATTTAAGCAGCGATATAATTTCTACTACGGTTGCTGATACATCCAATAAATCAATGGATAAACTTGACTGTTCAGGAGGTGTTCCATCCAATGGTTCTCCTGTTGGTGTGCTTGAAGGAAATGATTCGACGATTTCCTCAATAAATCATGTGGATTCAGTTGATAGAGTTGCTAATTCTTCTTCAGAAGTTGTAGCATCTGTTTCTGAGTCATTAGTGAAGAAGTCAGCAATGTCGGTGAACTCTGACATCAATTCTATTTGTAGCAGTGGTACCGATCCTGTCGCAAAAAATCCGCAGTGCGAAGGGCTGCCTACTTCTTTGGGTAGTTTGACCACGAATCAAAGTCAGGATAAATCAG GTGATCATCCAGATGCTCATACAGAGAATTGCCAGGTTGACAGACCTTCGTTACAATCTGAAGACCAAGAAATTTCTCATCCACAGAAATGTCAGATTGGTGGATCTTCTGTACAATCTGGGCATCAAGGAAATTTAGCTACTGCTTCCTCCTTGGATGTCTCATCTGGCAAGGGTACACAAATCATCATAGAAACTCCTCTAAATGCAAATGATGATTTAAATGTGCATATAAAAG ATAACGAAGGAAGCTATAATGATGCTACATGCGGTTCCCCTACAGTGATTAGTTGCACAGAACCCTGTCTCCAAGAAGGTGGGCAGGAGGGTATCGCTGTGCTTCATAGCAACCTAACTGAACAATCCGACCCTACAGCCTCAGCTGGCGCTTCCCCTAGTTCAGAAGATTGCTCTGCCAGAAATATAAAACATACTCTTACTTCTGAGGAGGCAAATACAACAGGAGATGATCGAAGTTTCTCATTTGAGGTCGGAGATCCACCAAAAGTGTCTGAGAAAGTTCATCGTCCTGCTTGGAGCCCTTTCCCTAGATCTAAAGCTGCTATAAGTAccgag GTAAACTCAGAAATCCCCAAACCTGGGACTCCTGGAAATGTGTTGAAGCACACCAGTGAAGTGAGTAAGAAAACGTCTGTTCTGGAGACCGGCAAAGAACAACAATCAGGGAACAAAGTGGTTGAAAGTGTTGGGGTGCTCTCTAGCAGCTCGCATATTGGTCATAGTACTGAAACTAAAAGTGCACCGCTAGAGCAGCCACAACAGCATCCAACTCCTGAGAGCAGTG CTCTAGCGCCCCAACCTTTCACAGATTTACAACATGTGCAGCTGCGTGCACAGATATTTGtttatggtgctcttat TCAAGGAATACCACCAGCAGAGGCCTACATGGTGTCAGCTTTTGGAGAACCTG GTGGCGGCAAGCCTGCCTGGGAGGCAGTCTGGCGAGTTGCTGTTAAGATATTTCAGAATCAGAAGTCACCTGTAGCTGGCTTGGAAACTCCTACAAGCTCACGTATAG GCAGCCATGTGGCTGAAAAAGCCAGTAAGGGTACAGCAGGTAAAACTTCACCAGCTAGCAAAAAAGGTGGCAAAACTGTGTTGCCAGCACATACTGCTGTAACTCTGCACTCACCAACTTTCAGCATGTCACCTCTTGGTAGTTCTACATTGAACCTGCAACGAGGTTCCCATCTGGATTTTAGTCAGGCTGTATCACCAGTATTCACATATAATTCACAGACAAGGCAGCCTACTTCTGCTGTTGCATCCTGGTTTCCTCAGAGCCCTGGTCCACGTGCTGCACCTTGGCTGGCTCCACCACAAAATTTAATATTTGATTCATCAATGCAACCAACTGTGCCTTCAAGTGAATCTGCAAAAGGATCTAGTAAAACTATATCCATTTCACAAGCTATTACGCCTGGTCTATTTCTTCCCAGTCAGTCTTCTACTGTTGCTTCTCCATTAGCAGTTGTACAGGAGGAGAAACAGAAGACACCGGCTTCTAAGCGTAATAGAGCTGGAGCTGCATCAccaaagccaagaaaaagaaagaaagcttCAGCAAGTCAAGAACAGCAACCTGACATTGCTTCCTCCCAGCTCAAAACGGACATTGCATCATCCCAGCTCAGAACAGACATTGCATCTGTTATTCCTGCCAGTGAGCAGACACCAGGCTTCACCTTATCTACTCGTTCTCCAAGTAGTGTTCTGGGTAGCCGGCTTGTTCCTAACGCAAGTTTGATCACATCTGTGCCTAACTACCTGGGTGGTAAGGGTGCTGAGCAAAGAATAATCTTTTCAGAACAGATCAGTGGTGCAGTGGACCAATCTATGGACCAAGCCAAAGGTGCAAGCATGTACTCCGAGGAGGCACTTAGGCACAGTGAAGGTGTGTGGAACCACTTATCCACAAACTCAAGGAGCAAATTACCTGCAGAAGTAGAACAAAAGCTTACTTcagcagctgctgctgcttctgcagCAGTTTCTGTTGCGAAGGCTGCTGCAGAAGCTGCTAAAATGGCGTCGGTGGCTGCATTGCAGGCAAAAATGATGGCAGAAGAAGCCCTTGGCTCTACGAAATCTGCTAATTCCTTGCAGAGGCGTGACACTGGCGAAGTTGATGTAAATAATATGGCAAGTGTGTCAAGTTTGACGCCCAAATCATCATGGAAAATAAAGGACAGCACTAATGCCCCAGGTTCCACCATTTCGGTGGCACGGGAGGTTGCTAGAAAAAGGGTTGAAGAGGCATCTGCAGCTGCAAAACGTGCAGAAAACTTAGATGCTATACTTAAAGCTGCAGAGCTTGCTGCAGAGGCTGTGTTCAAAGCAGGAACAATCATAGGGATGGGTGAGCCTCTGCCTTTTACTCTAAGTGAGCTGTTGGAGGCTGGTCCCGATGGCTACTGGAAGTCTGATAGAGTGAAGAATACGAAGGCTGGTAACACCAGTGAGAATGCGGTAACAGAAGAATTGGAGATACCTACTAATAAATCTGGCAAGAAGCATGATAGCAAAGCTAAATATGATCAAGCAATACAGAACTTGGAGCCATCTTCCAGTGTCAAAAATTCGCAGCCAGATAAGACGCCCTCAG GGAATGGGATTGAAGATAATCCCACTGCTGCCCCACTCAATGGCAACACAAATGATACAGCACCAAGCATAATTTGGAATGGCATTGGAAAAGGATCTCTTGTTGAG GTTTTCGCTGCTGAGGGTGGTTCTAGAGCAGCTTGGTTTTCTGCGAAGGTCCTTGATATAAATGAAGATAGTGCATGCATCAGCTATGAAGCCCACGGTGAAG GGACTGGTCTTTCAAAAGAATGGGTGTCACTGAAGCAGGATGGGGAGAAGGCACCTCACATACGTCTTGCCCATCCTGCTACTATATCTAATTTGAAAGGTACTAGAAAGAGGCGTAGGGACACAGCAGGAAATTATTCTTGGGCTATTGGTGATCACGTGGATGCATGGATAAAAAACAG TTGGCGGGAGGGAATCATTTCTCAAAATGGTGAATTTGGTGACACAAAGTTCGTTGTGCAATTTTCAG CTGGTGATTCCTTAGTCCTTGATGCTTGGAATCTTCGTCCATCACTTGTTTGGCAGGATGGGAAATGGACAGAGTGGTCCCGTGCACGAGAGAGGAAAGATAAATCAAATAAG GGTGATTCTCCATATGAGAAACGCCAGCGGACAGCAGTGAGCGATCCTGTGCCTACTGCTGGAGAAGCACGCCCCCCTTCTAAAGACAAGAAGAGCACTAACACTGTAGTGAATGACCCTGTGCCTACTGCTGGAGAAGCACGTCCCCCTACCAAAGACAAGAAGAGCACCAACACTGTAGTGAGCGGTCCTGTGCCTACTGCTGGAGAAGCACGTCCCCCTACCAAAGACAAGAAGAGCACCAACACTATAGTGAGTGATCCTGTGCCTACTGTTGGAGAAGCACGTCTCCCTACCAAAGACAAGAAGAGCACTAACACTGTAGTAAAACCAGATGAGCCAAGGTCACTGGCTTTATCTGATAGGGACGTGCTTTTTAACATTGGAAAAGGTGCAACTGAGATTAAAACCACCAGGCGACCTGGACTGCAAAAGGAAGGAACAAAGGTCTTTGGTGTTCCAAAACCTGGAAAGAAGAAGAAGTTTATGGATGTAAGCAAACATTATGTTGGCGATCAAGCCGATAGGATTTCTGAGGGTAGTGCATCCACAAGATATGCAAAACATCCAGTGCCACAGGTGCCAAGACCACGGGAAAGCACCCTAAAACTTGACCAGAGAGCCAAGAGGGCAAGTGACATGCGATCCAGAGGACTTAAATCTGCCAAGCCTCAGACAACATCAACTAACAGTGTTCCTGGCGAGGATCCTTTATCCACTCCTATCCCAAGCTCTAGTGCTCTTGAAAGTACTTTTGCTTTTGTGGCAAGTACGACAAGCTCTTCCAACCCTGTTAACCCTACTGTTGAACAGAATAATTTGGCTCATGCCACTGATCTTAGAACTGAAGATGCTTCTATTCCGGAATCACGTTTACAAGCCACACCAACCATTCCTGCTATCAAGAAGAATTCAACCGCTGCTAATCGAGCTAAAAGGAAATTCGTTCCTTCTGCTGATAGTAATGTGAACAGGAGGGTGCTGAAAACTCCTGAAGTTTCAGCCAAGACTAGCTCAGATTCTGCTGAACCCCGAAGGTCAAACCGCCGGATTCAACCAACTTCACGG TTGCTCGAGGGCCTGCAGAGTTCCCTTATAGCCTCCAAAATTACTGGCGAAAAAGTCCCTAGGACTAATTTCAGGAGTGCTACTTCTGCCTCAAGAG GAAAAGCCCATGGCTAA